The following coding sequences are from one Humulus lupulus chromosome X, drHumLupu1.1, whole genome shotgun sequence window:
- the LOC133803270 gene encoding RING-H2 finger protein ATL52-like, with translation MGSVGNNPNPWAPYDAYRDCSQGLCSVYCPQWCYIVYPPPPPFDFPDQYDITDHGHDSSSTDFSPLIIAVIGILASAFILLSYYTIISKYCRRRRGGAGGNDDAAAAAGTDPANATNPHQTTASSDQSCQSPSSGLEEGLIKSIKVYKYKKGDGLVEGSDCSVCLSEFEENEGLRLLPKCNHAFHVPCIDTWLKSHSSCPLCRSNIAPFVTGVMPLPELSTVSSAMEYQSRSNEAVVIVVHDSESGFLEEVEGDEPKTPTGDFSQDQAIHHEFGYEYDHGVQIQPLRRSVSLNCHNFCNDHRLSVADILRAGDDEDDDDDDDGDLIIQIEKDLELLSRGIGTSSNSKGGQHFKPNEGSGVLNMVRSPLAMRRSISTGRFIFTRYGKGKDSIIPN, from the coding sequence ATGGGATCTGTTGGCAACAACCCAAATCCATGGGCGCCATACGACGCATACAGAGACTGCTCTCAAGGCCTGTGCAGCGTCTACTGCCCACAATGGTGCTACATCGTCTACCCACCTCCGCCTCCTTTCGACTTTCCCGACCAATACGACATCACCGACCACGGCCACGACTCTTCTTCCACTGACTTCTCTCCTCTCATCATAGCTGTCATCGGCATCTTGGCCAGCGCCTTCATCTTGTTGAGTTACTACACCATCATCTCCAAGTACTGCCGACGCCGCCGCGGCGGAGCTGGAGGAAACGACgacgctgctgctgctgctggaACTGACCCTGCAAACGCCACTAATCCCCACCAGACCACTGCTTCTTCTGACCAGTCGTGTCAGTCTCCTTCCTCCGGGCTGGAAGAGGGTTTGATCAAGTCCATTAAGGTGTACAAGTACAAGAAAGGTGATGGGTTGGTGGAAGGTTCTGACTGCTCTGTTTGTCTTAGTGAGTTCGAAGAAAACGAGGGTCTTAGATTGCTTCCCAAGTGCAACCATGCTTTTCATGTTCCTTGTATTGATACTTGGTTGAAATCCCACTCCAGCTGTCCCCTTTGCCGATCCAATATTGCACCCTTTGTTACTGGTGTAATGCCTCTACCAGAGTTGAGCACTGTCTCCTCCGCCATGGAGTACCAGAGCAGAAGCAACGAGGCTGTTGTGATTGTGGTTCACGATTCCGAATCGGGTTTTCTAGAAGAGGTAGAAGGAGACGAGCCTAAGACCCCAACTGGGGATTTTAGTCAGGATCAGGCAATTCATCATGAATTTGGATATGAATATGATCATGGAGTTCAGATTCAACCACTCAGGAGATCAGTGTCATTGAATTGTCATAATTTTTGTAATGATCATCGTCTTTCAGTGGCTGATATATTGCGAGCTggtgatgatgaagatgatgatgatgatgatgatggtgatttGATCATTCAGATTGAGAAAGATCTTGAGTTGTTGTCAAGGGGAATTGgtacctcatcaaactcaaaagGAGGACAACATTTCAAACCCAATGAGGGAAGTGGAGTTCTCAACATGGTAAGGAGTCCTCTTGCTATGAGAAGATCCATTTCAACAGGGAGATTTATCTTTACAAGGTATGGCAAAGGAAAAGATTCTATCATTCCCAATtga